A single genomic interval of Gammaproteobacteria bacterium harbors:
- a CDS encoding HlyD family efflux transporter periplasmic adaptor subunit, producing MVDWLCGFALLAGLFCAPSDATLSAYVEGEAVYLAPLEVVRIESLEARRGDQVKAGDVLAIMDAADARFALEAASARHAESRARFDNLTTGKRSEEIAVIEANRAAARADLAQSELDLERATDLVRRKVQSQSALDQARTAHDVARARLREIDASLQVAGIAARVQEIEAARRVVEAAAAAMADAEWRLEQRTLRAPAAGRVEDIIRYAGEMAGPSAPVLSLLTPLNRKLKLFVPQSMLSRVRIGDLLGLGCDGCAPALQARVNFIASGPEFTPPVIYSVESRQKLVVLVEGELLGAARQLAPGQIVDITIGAGQQP from the coding sequence ATGGTGGATTGGTTATGCGGTTTCGCGCTGCTCGCGGGACTGTTTTGTGCGCCTTCCGATGCCACGCTCAGCGCTTATGTCGAGGGTGAGGCCGTTTATCTGGCGCCGCTTGAGGTCGTGCGTATCGAAAGTCTCGAGGCGCGTCGTGGCGATCAGGTCAAGGCCGGCGATGTGCTGGCGATCATGGATGCCGCCGACGCGCGTTTTGCGCTGGAGGCCGCGAGCGCGCGCCATGCCGAGTCGCGGGCGCGCTTCGACAACCTCACCACCGGCAAGCGCTCCGAGGAGATCGCCGTCATCGAGGCCAACCGCGCTGCCGCCAGGGCGGATCTCGCCCAAAGCGAGCTCGATCTCGAGCGCGCAACCGACCTGGTGCGACGCAAGGTGCAGAGCCAGTCGGCGCTCGATCAGGCGCGCACCGCGCACGACGTGGCGCGCGCACGCCTGCGCGAGATCGATGCCAGCCTGCAGGTGGCCGGCATCGCCGCGCGGGTCCAGGAAATCGAGGCCGCGCGGCGGGTCGTGGAGGCCGCGGCAGCGGCGATGGCCGATGCCGAGTGGCGGCTGGAGCAACGCACCCTGCGGGCGCCGGCCGCCGGACGGGTCGAGGACATCATCCGCTATGCGGGCGAAATGGCAGGCCCGAGCGCCCCGGTGCTGAGCCTGCTGACACCGCTGAATCGCAAGCTCAAGCTGTTCGTTCCGCAATCGATGCTGAGCCGGGTCCGGATCGGCGATTTGCTCGGTCTGGGCTGTGACGGATGTGCGCCGGCGCTGCAGGCAAGAGTGAATTTCATCGCCAGTGGTCCCGAATTCACCCCGCCGGTGATCTACTCGGTGGAGAGTCGCCAGAAGCTGGTGGTGCTGGTCGAGGGGGAACTGCTCGGCGCTGCGCGGCAACTGGCGCCGGGCCAGATCGTCGATATCACGATCGGCGCCGGGCAGCAGCCATGA
- a CDS encoding aldehyde dehydrogenase family protein, whose translation MTVAMNDLNTIRPATREFLGASHRNLIGGEWVAAAAEKTLAVFDPATGLEVARVAESDAPDIDRAVAAARRAFEDPAWRDMKPAVRERLIHRLADLMEQHIDTLAELESIDNGKNVAIAKAVDITCAIDCFRFMAGMPSKLQGSTLRPSVPFNPDGKFFAFANPVPVGVVGAIIPWNFPILMIAWKLAPAFAAGCTVVLKPAEETPLTALFIGRLALEAGFPAGVLNIVTGYGHTAGAALSSHRGVDKVAFTGSTEVGKLIIQAATGNLKKVTLELGGKSPAIVFPDADPAVAIPGAASGIFFNHGQTCCAGSRLYVHKSRFDEIIDGVANIAKSMKVGPGLDPGTEIGPMVSKIQQERVCKYIASGVEQGAELVAGGDRPDSNGYFVNPTVFVNTRNDMKIVREEIFGPVLVAMPYDDIEDVIAAANDTPYGLGASIWSRDVSTVHRIAPRIKAGTVWVNCHNVIDAALPFGGFKESGWGRENGVDAVRAYTETQTICIAL comes from the coding sequence ATGACCGTAGCAATGAACGATCTCAATACCATCCGTCCGGCCACCCGCGAGTTCCTTGGTGCCAGTCACCGCAATCTGATCGGCGGTGAGTGGGTGGCGGCCGCAGCGGAAAAAACCCTGGCGGTGTTCGATCCCGCGACCGGTCTCGAGGTCGCGCGGGTGGCCGAAAGCGATGCCCCCGATATCGATCGCGCGGTCGCCGCGGCCCGCCGTGCCTTCGAGGACCCGGCCTGGCGCGACATGAAACCAGCGGTGCGCGAGCGCCTGATCCACCGCCTGGCTGACCTGATGGAGCAGCATATCGATACCCTGGCCGAACTCGAGTCGATCGACAACGGCAAGAACGTGGCCATCGCCAAGGCCGTCGATATCACCTGTGCGATCGACTGCTTCCGGTTCATGGCCGGCATGCCCTCGAAGCTGCAGGGCAGTACGCTGCGGCCTTCGGTGCCGTTCAACCCGGACGGCAAGTTCTTTGCTTTTGCCAACCCGGTGCCGGTCGGCGTGGTCGGCGCGATCATTCCGTGGAATTTCCCGATCCTGATGATTGCCTGGAAGCTGGCGCCGGCATTCGCGGCCGGCTGCACCGTGGTATTGAAACCTGCCGAGGAAACGCCGCTGACGGCGCTCTTCATCGGTCGCCTGGCGCTGGAAGCCGGCTTCCCCGCCGGGGTGCTCAATATCGTGACCGGTTACGGACATACCGCGGGCGCGGCCCTGTCCTCGCACCGCGGTGTCGACAAGGTTGCGTTCACCGGTTCCACCGAAGTCGGCAAGCTGATCATCCAGGCGGCAACCGGCAACCTCAAGAAAGTGACCCTCGAACTGGGCGGCAAATCACCGGCGATCGTGTTCCCCGATGCGGATCCCGCGGTGGCGATTCCGGGTGCCGCGAGCGGGATCTTTTTCAACCACGGCCAGACCTGCTGCGCCGGTTCCCGCCTCTACGTCCACAAGTCGCGCTTTGACGAGATCATCGACGGTGTGGCCAATATCGCGAAGAGCATGAAGGTCGGTCCCGGTCTCGATCCGGGCACCGAGATCGGGCCGATGGTCTCGAAGATCCAGCAGGAGCGGGTGTGCAAATACATCGCCTCGGGTGTGGAGCAGGGCGCGGAACTGGTGGCCGGCGGCGATCGTCCCGACAGCAACGGTTACTTCGTCAATCCCACGGTGTTCGTGAACACCCGCAACGACATGAAGATCGTGCGCGAGGAGATCTTCGGACCGGTGCTGGTGGCGATGCCCTATGATGACATCGAGGACGTGATTGCCGCGGCCAACGATACGCCCTACGGGCTCGGTGCCAGCATATGGTCGCGTGACGTCAGCACCGTTCATCGTATTGCCCCGCGCATCAAGGCCGGAACGGTGTGGGTCAATTGCCACAACGTGATCGACGCGGCGCTGCCGTTTGGCGGTTTCAAGGAATCCGGCTGGGGACGCGAGAACGGCGTCGATGCGGTCAGGGCCTACACCGAGACCCAGACCATCTGCATCGCACTGTGA
- a CDS encoding TonB-dependent receptor has product MSSFKPKLLASTIAMALLPGLLQAQILDEITVTAQKREQSVQDVGIAMSAFSGEQMEQLGFANAQQVTAMAPGVSTIQPNGEANYAIAIRGVASSDFTTNVESPVALYLDEVYISQMSGAGFQLYDMERVEILRGPQGTLFGRNATGGLAHFISNKPSQDFSGYVKGTIGDYDQYKAEGAIGGGITDTLAARFSGAYVKSDGYVRNRYTGTDLNNADDQSYRLQFLWDPTEDLQILLSGRKSEQEIDSGFFENVTSLIPGKLTPPRFNPILNGYRDHDGNPYGGDYDRDGFNDLDTDGLTLTLKWQIGDLNLTSISDRSNVHRHYIEDSDASPVSFFNFFLNTGAEQTSQELRLDGDTDRLKWVAGLYYLKLDINDNNGAISDPFVGPATTPGAEAGLLNPYTRELESYSGFGHLEYQLSDQWTLIGGLRLIKDENDFKYKTSIYDFLDPIAHDFDAASNLANRFTLASYEGDRNDDEWSGRVQLNWTPNDDLLVYTSLNRGVRGGGFNAPIFPLTPPLDYNDATFSYEPEKLDAVEVGFKGTYFDGRARVNGATYYYDYKDYQAFYIVGIDTITFNTDATSKGAELELIASPIDGMDLLLGGAYNDIDVELPSGDVPSVQSPKWMWNAMARYEWSALNGTLAVQSDWQYRSEHFFALTGAETVRENGYSIVNTSISYTDCNKQWTASAFVDNLLDEEYLVQTFDLSGPGVFDMTEQYYGRPRWWGVSLRYKWGA; this is encoded by the coding sequence ATGTCATCTTTCAAACCAAAGCTCCTTGCCAGCACCATTGCCATGGCTCTGCTGCCCGGCCTGTTGCAGGCACAGATACTCGATGAAATCACCGTGACCGCGCAAAAGCGCGAGCAGAGCGTGCAGGATGTCGGTATCGCGATGAGCGCCTTCAGCGGCGAGCAGATGGAGCAACTCGGTTTCGCCAATGCCCAGCAGGTTACCGCGATGGCGCCCGGTGTATCCACCATCCAGCCCAACGGCGAGGCCAACTACGCGATTGCGATCCGCGGTGTGGCGAGCAGCGACTTCACCACCAACGTCGAGAGCCCTGTCGCGCTGTACCTCGACGAGGTCTATATCAGCCAGATGTCCGGCGCCGGCTTCCAGCTCTATGACATGGAGCGGGTGGAGATCCTGCGCGGCCCGCAGGGCACCCTGTTCGGGCGCAATGCAACCGGTGGCCTTGCCCACTTCATCTCGAACAAGCCCAGCCAGGATTTCAGCGGCTACGTGAAAGGCACCATCGGCGATTACGACCAGTACAAGGCGGAGGGCGCGATCGGCGGCGGTATCACCGACACCCTTGCGGCGCGTTTCTCCGGCGCCTACGTCAAGAGCGACGGCTATGTCAGGAACCGTTACACCGGCACCGATCTGAACAATGCCGACGACCAGAGCTACCGTCTCCAATTCTTGTGGGACCCGACCGAGGACCTGCAGATCCTGCTGAGCGGGCGCAAGTCGGAACAGGAAATCGATTCCGGATTTTTCGAAAACGTGACTTCGCTGATTCCCGGAAAACTGACGCCACCGCGCTTCAATCCGATCCTGAACGGCTATCGGGATCATGATGGCAACCCCTACGGCGGCGATTACGACCGCGACGGCTTCAATGATCTGGACACCGACGGTCTCACGCTGACCCTGAAGTGGCAGATCGGCGACCTTAACCTGACCTCGATCAGCGACCGTTCGAACGTGCATCGCCACTATATCGAGGATTCCGATGCCTCGCCGGTGTCGTTCTTCAACTTCTTCCTGAATACGGGCGCAGAGCAGACTTCCCAGGAGTTGCGACTCGATGGCGATACCGACAGGCTGAAATGGGTCGCGGGGCTTTATTACCTCAAGCTCGACATCAACGACAACAACGGCGCGATCTCCGACCCGTTTGTCGGGCCGGCCACAACCCCGGGTGCCGAAGCCGGCCTGCTGAACCCCTATACGCGCGAACTGGAATCGTACTCCGGCTTCGGCCATCTCGAGTACCAGCTCAGCGATCAATGGACACTGATCGGGGGGCTGCGCCTGATCAAGGACGAAAACGACTTCAAGTACAAGACGAGCATCTACGATTTTCTGGATCCGATTGCGCACGATTTCGACGCCGCCTCGAACCTCGCCAACCGCTTCACGCTGGCAAGCTACGAGGGCGACCGCAACGACGACGAGTGGTCGGGGCGGGTGCAGCTCAACTGGACACCGAACGACGACCTGCTGGTTTATACCAGCCTCAACCGCGGCGTGCGCGGCGGCGGCTTCAATGCGCCGATCTTCCCGCTGACACCGCCACTCGACTACAACGACGCCACGTTCTCCTACGAACCGGAGAAGCTCGACGCGGTCGAGGTCGGCTTCAAGGGCACGTACTTCGACGGTCGCGCGCGCGTCAATGGCGCCACCTACTATTACGATTACAAGGACTACCAGGCGTTCTACATCGTCGGCATCGACACCATCACTTTCAACACCGATGCCACCAGCAAGGGCGCGGAACTGGAACTTATCGCGAGTCCGATCGACGGGATGGATCTGTTGCTCGGTGGCGCCTACAACGATATCGATGTCGAGTTGCCGAGCGGTGACGTGCCGTCCGTACAGTCGCCGAAGTGGATGTGGAACGCGATGGCGCGCTATGAATGGTCCGCGCTGAACGGCACGCTCGCGGTACAGAGCGACTGGCAGTACCGCAGCGAGCACTTCTTCGCGCTGACCGGCGCCGAAACCGTGCGCGAGAACGGCTACTCGATTGTCAATACATCGATCAGCTATACCGACTGCAACAAGCAGTGGACCGCATCGGCCTTCGTCGACAACCTGCTCGACGAGGAATACCTGGTGCAGACTTTCGATCTCTCCGGCCCGGGCGTATTCGACATGACGGAACAGTACTACGGCCGCCCGCGCTGGTGGGGCGTATCACTGCGTTACAAGTGGGGCGCGTAA
- a CDS encoding AMP-binding protein, with protein sequence MQTTTASNDYETARREFRWNCPPRFNFARDVIDRHASAGPDKLALLWVDDQGNEEHRSFGQMAEASCRVANLLRDAGVQAGDRVVMVLGREIAWWEVLSACLRMGAVISPGTTQLAARDIAYRIGASAATCIVTDSANAAKVDQLAAQCPSLVARVLIDGAREGWVDYRAAASAASTQFATIDSAADDEALCYFTSGTTGYPKMCIHSHGYGLAHQTTGRYWLDLGATDLHWNCSDTGWAKAAWSSYFGPWNCGAAVFVHQTTGFSAKRTLELLAKYPVTTFCGAPTIYRMFVLEDLASYRFPALRHCVGAGEPLNPEVIVSWRRATGLTIRDGYGQTETVILCGNFPGFEPRFGSMGKPAPGIDLAVIDADGSILPPDREGDVAVRVKPQRPLGLFLEYKGNPEKTAASFRGDWYLTGDRATVDADGYFWFVGRSDDVILSAGYRIGPFEVESALIEHAAVAESAVVSSPDEKRGEVVKAFVVLAPGYRASEALAVELQEHVKSVTAPYKYPRKIEFVDELPKTVSGKIRRIELRDREWGKS encoded by the coding sequence ATGCAAACGACAACCGCGTCAAACGACTACGAAACCGCGCGCCGGGAGTTCCGCTGGAACTGTCCGCCGCGCTTCAATTTTGCACGTGACGTGATCGACCGTCACGCCAGCGCCGGACCGGACAAGCTTGCGCTGCTGTGGGTCGATGACCAGGGCAACGAAGAACACCGCAGCTTTGGTCAAATGGCCGAGGCTTCGTGCCGCGTCGCCAACCTGCTGCGCGATGCCGGCGTGCAGGCCGGCGACCGCGTGGTGATGGTGCTCGGACGTGAGATCGCCTGGTGGGAAGTGCTGAGCGCGTGCCTGCGCATGGGTGCGGTGATCAGCCCCGGCACCACCCAGCTTGCGGCGCGCGATATCGCTTATCGCATCGGCGCCTCCGCAGCCACCTGTATCGTCACCGACAGTGCCAACGCCGCGAAGGTCGATCAGCTTGCCGCGCAGTGCCCGAGCCTCGTGGCGCGGGTGCTGATCGACGGGGCGCGCGAGGGCTGGGTGGACTATCGCGCGGCGGCCAGCGCGGCTTCGACACAGTTCGCGACCATCGATAGTGCCGCCGACGACGAGGCACTCTGTTACTTCACCTCGGGCACTACCGGTTACCCGAAGATGTGCATCCACAGCCACGGCTACGGACTCGCGCACCAGACCACGGGGCGCTACTGGCTCGATCTCGGAGCGACGGATCTGCACTGGAACTGCAGCGACACCGGCTGGGCAAAAGCCGCATGGAGCAGTTACTTCGGGCCGTGGAATTGCGGCGCGGCGGTGTTCGTGCACCAGACCACGGGCTTCAGTGCCAAACGTACACTCGAGCTGCTGGCGAAATATCCGGTCACCACATTTTGCGGCGCCCCGACCATCTACCGCATGTTCGTGCTCGAGGATCTCGCGAGCTACCGCTTCCCGGCCCTGCGCCACTGTGTCGGTGCGGGCGAGCCGCTCAACCCGGAAGTCATCGTGTCCTGGCGCCGCGCCACCGGGCTGACCATACGCGACGGCTACGGGCAAACCGAGACCGTGATCCTGTGTGGCAACTTCCCCGGCTTCGAGCCGCGCTTCGGTTCGATGGGCAAACCGGCGCCCGGCATCGATCTCGCGGTGATCGATGCCGATGGCTCGATTCTTCCTCCCGATCGCGAAGGCGACGTCGCGGTGCGGGTCAAACCGCAACGCCCGCTGGGCTTGTTCCTGGAATACAAGGGCAACCCGGAAAAAACCGCGGCCAGCTTCCGCGGCGACTGGTACCTGACCGGTGATCGCGCCACGGTCGATGCCGACGGCTATTTCTGGTTCGTGGGGCGCTCCGATGACGTGATTCTCTCGGCGGGTTATCGCATCGGTCCGTTCGAGGTCGAGAGCGCGCTGATCGAGCACGCGGCGGTGGCCGAGTCGGCGGTGGTATCGAGCCCGGACGAGAAACGGGGCGAAGTGGTCAAGGCCTTCGTGGTGCTCGCACCCGGTTACCGCGCCAGCGAGGCACTCGCGGTGGAACTGCAGGAGCATGTGAAATCGGTCACCGCACCCTACAAGTACCCGCGCAAGATCGAGTTTGTCGACGAGTTGCCAAAGACCGTGAGCGGCAAGATCCGGCGCATCGAACTGCGCGATCGCGAGTGGGGCAAGAGCTGA
- a CDS encoding AMP-binding protein, producing the protein MKLSTSQASGAHDQPLLELTIGEALGNTAQRHPEHVALIVRHQGIRWTYAEYLEQVDSLAAGLVHLGIEAGDRVGIWAPNCVEWCLTQFATARIGAIMVCLNPAYRLYELEYALNKVQCKALITAARFKSSDYLDMLQTLAPELARAAPGQLDSHKLPHLKTVIRLGDDESAGMFNFGALRRAPNAADRTRLAAIAATLEPTDAINIQFTSGTTGNPKGATLSHRNILNNGKIVGDGMRLGAHDRLCIPVPLYHCFGMVMGNLACITHGSTAVFPGEAFEPLATLQAVAEERCTALHGVPTMFIAELEHPRFGEFDLGSLRTGIMAGAPCPVEVMNKVLERMHMRDVLIAYGQTETSPVNHMTGADDPIAKRVATVGRPAAHCEIRIIDGEGAVVPTGEKGEICCRGYGVMHGYWDDEERTRETIDRDGWLHSGDIGVMDDEGYTAITGRIKDMIIRGGENIYPREVEEFLYTHPDIQDVQVFGIPDEKYGEQVCAWIKPRPGAMLDAEQLKAFCRKQITHFKVPQYIRFVDEFPMTVTGKIQKFRMREAMIAQLEAAG; encoded by the coding sequence ATGAAGTTGAGCACCAGTCAGGCCAGCGGAGCGCACGATCAGCCGCTGCTCGAGTTGACCATCGGCGAGGCACTGGGCAACACCGCACAACGCCACCCGGAGCATGTCGCGCTGATCGTGCGCCACCAGGGCATCCGCTGGACCTACGCCGAGTATCTGGAGCAGGTCGACAGCCTCGCCGCGGGCCTGGTGCACCTCGGCATCGAGGCCGGTGACCGGGTCGGGATATGGGCACCCAACTGCGTCGAGTGGTGCCTGACGCAGTTCGCCACCGCGCGTATCGGCGCAATCATGGTCTGCCTCAATCCCGCCTACCGCCTCTACGAACTCGAATACGCGCTGAACAAGGTGCAATGCAAGGCGCTGATCACGGCCGCGCGGTTCAAGAGCAGCGATTACCTCGACATGCTGCAGACCCTGGCGCCGGAACTTGCGCGCGCGGCGCCCGGCCAGCTCGACTCGCACAAGCTGCCGCACCTGAAAACCGTGATCCGCCTCGGCGATGACGAGAGCGCAGGCATGTTCAATTTCGGCGCGCTGCGCCGCGCACCGAATGCCGCGGATCGCACCCGTCTCGCCGCCATTGCCGCAACACTCGAACCCACGGATGCGATCAATATCCAGTTCACCAGCGGCACCACGGGCAACCCCAAGGGCGCGACGCTGAGCCATCGCAACATCCTCAACAACGGCAAGATCGTCGGCGACGGCATGCGCCTCGGCGCGCACGATCGCCTGTGCATTCCGGTGCCGCTCTACCATTGTTTCGGCATGGTGATGGGCAACCTGGCCTGTATCACGCACGGCTCGACCGCGGTATTTCCGGGCGAGGCCTTCGAACCGCTGGCCACGCTGCAGGCGGTGGCCGAGGAGCGCTGTACCGCGCTGCATGGCGTGCCGACGATGTTCATCGCGGAGCTCGAACACCCGCGTTTCGGCGAGTTCGATCTGGGCAGCCTGCGCACCGGCATCATGGCCGGCGCACCCTGCCCGGTCGAGGTCATGAACAAGGTGCTCGAGCGCATGCACATGCGCGACGTGCTGATCGCCTACGGGCAGACCGAGACCAGCCCGGTGAATCACATGACCGGAGCGGACGACCCGATCGCCAAGCGCGTGGCAACCGTTGGGCGCCCGGCGGCGCATTGCGAGATCAGGATCATCGACGGCGAAGGCGCGGTGGTGCCGACGGGCGAGAAGGGCGAGATCTGCTGCCGTGGCTACGGCGTGATGCACGGTTACTGGGACGACGAGGAGCGCACCCGCGAGACCATCGACCGCGACGGCTGGCTGCACTCGGGCGATATCGGCGTGATGGACGACGAGGGCTACACCGCGATCACCGGACGCATCAAGGATATGATCATCCGCGGCGGCGAGAACATCTACCCGCGCGAGGTCGAGGAGTTCCTCTACACGCACCCCGATATCCAGGATGTGCAGGTGTTCGGCATACCGGATGAAAAATACGGCGAGCAGGTCTGCGCGTGGATCAAGCCACGGCCCGGTGCGATGCTCGATGCCGAACAGCTCAAGGCCTTCTGCCGCAAGCAGATCACGCATTTCAAGGTGCCGCAGTA